A window from Micromonospora profundi encodes these proteins:
- a CDS encoding ABC transporter ATP-binding protein has translation MTVIEARGLRKVFRIANKPPGFGGSVRHLIRPRYHEHTAVDGIDLDIQAGEAVAYVGPNGAGKSTTVKLLTGIIQPTAGQVRVCGLVPHVDRRANAHNIGVLFGQRSQLWWDLPVRDSLGLLRDLYRIPQRRFEARLAELEPVLGLADLLPVVARKLSLGQRMRADLAAVLLHSPQVVYLDEPTIGLDITARDAVRGFLRELTRNGTTLMLTTHDLADIEEVCDRIVIVDGGRIIHDNSLTAIKNELARDRTMHLLLATDCPDLDMSAALPGTWSDVGEDHRRVSVRFDRFDYSAGDVLSAVGRHATVTDVHIDEPSIEDIVRRLYAGEMTSGQVASAS, from the coding sequence GTGACGGTCATCGAAGCGCGCGGTCTCCGCAAGGTGTTCCGGATCGCCAACAAGCCGCCCGGGTTCGGCGGTTCGGTCCGGCACCTGATCCGGCCGCGCTATCACGAGCACACGGCTGTGGACGGCATCGACCTGGACATCCAGGCCGGTGAGGCGGTCGCCTACGTGGGGCCGAACGGAGCGGGCAAGTCCACAACCGTCAAGCTCCTCACCGGGATCATCCAGCCCACCGCCGGTCAGGTCCGGGTGTGCGGGCTCGTCCCTCACGTCGACCGCCGCGCCAACGCCCACAACATCGGTGTGCTCTTCGGCCAGCGCAGCCAACTGTGGTGGGATCTGCCCGTCCGGGACTCGCTGGGCCTGCTGCGGGATCTCTACCGAATTCCGCAGCGCCGCTTCGAGGCGCGGCTGGCCGAGTTGGAACCCGTACTCGGCCTTGCCGATCTGCTTCCCGTGGTGGCCCGCAAGCTGTCGCTGGGCCAGCGGATGCGGGCCGACCTGGCCGCCGTCCTGCTGCACAGCCCGCAGGTCGTGTACCTCGACGAGCCGACCATCGGCCTGGACATCACGGCCCGCGACGCGGTACGCGGCTTCCTGCGCGAACTGACCCGCAACGGCACCACCCTGATGCTCACCACACACGACCTCGCCGACATCGAGGAGGTCTGCGACCGCATCGTCATCGTCGACGGCGGACGGATCATCCACGACAACTCACTCACCGCGATCAAGAACGAGTTGGCGCGGGACCGGACGATGCACCTCCTGCTGGCCACCGACTGCCCCGACCTGGACATGTCCGCCGCCCTGCCCGGCACGTGGTCGGACGTGGGCGAGGACCACCGGAGAGTGTCGGTGCGCTTCGACCGGTTCGACTACAGCGCCGGGGACGTTCTGTCCGCTGTGGGCCGCCACGCCACGGTGACCGACGTCCACATCGACGAGCCGTCCATCGAGGACATCGTGCGCAGGCTGTACGCCGGTGAGATGACGTCCGGTCAGGTGGCGTCGGCGTCATGA
- a CDS encoding ABC transporter permease, producing the protein MKAYRALARVAWSTVLVYRGNFLLQLLGVAVQTVAVLAVWRVVLSGGTGDVGGFGWEQIKAYLLVSFATTTILSSFSDALLADRVLSGHVALDLVKPVDYQLARFWEVLGYLVAEVITVIAMGSVLVIAFGGVPVPSGAQAVLFLASLLIVVPLKFGLVYLTGLACFWTENHQGVSMARVAVTNILSGAMVPIALYPGALRWLAEVSPFAGIVSTPALLFLGRVSGTEGVRLVLWQIVWTVALWLIARLVWRLAVGRLVVHGG; encoded by the coding sequence ATGAAGGCGTACCGCGCACTGGCCCGCGTGGCCTGGTCGACAGTTCTTGTGTACCGGGGCAACTTCCTGCTGCAACTGCTCGGTGTGGCGGTGCAGACCGTTGCCGTGCTCGCCGTGTGGCGGGTGGTGCTCTCCGGCGGCACGGGTGACGTCGGTGGCTTCGGTTGGGAGCAGATCAAGGCGTACCTGCTCGTCTCGTTCGCGACCACCACGATCCTGTCCAGCTTCAGCGACGCGCTGTTGGCCGACCGGGTGCTCAGCGGCCACGTGGCGCTGGACCTGGTCAAGCCGGTGGACTACCAGCTCGCCCGGTTCTGGGAGGTGCTCGGATACCTGGTGGCCGAGGTCATCACCGTCATCGCCATGGGCTCGGTGCTGGTGATCGCGTTCGGCGGAGTGCCGGTGCCCTCGGGGGCCCAGGCGGTGCTGTTCCTGGCGAGCCTGCTCATCGTCGTCCCGCTCAAGTTCGGGCTCGTCTACCTCACCGGATTGGCCTGCTTCTGGACAGAGAACCACCAGGGGGTGAGCATGGCGCGGGTCGCCGTGACGAACATCCTGTCCGGTGCGATGGTGCCGATCGCGCTCTACCCGGGCGCGCTGCGGTGGCTGGCCGAGGTCTCACCGTTCGCCGGGATCGTCTCCACCCCCGCCCTGCTGTTCCTCGGCAGGGTGAGCGGCACCGAGGGCGTACGGCTCGTCCTCTGGCAGATCGTCTGGACGGTCGCGCTGTGGCTCATCGCCCGCCTCGTGTGGCGGCTCGCGGTGGGTCGGCTCGTGGTGCACGGAGGCTGA
- a CDS encoding ABC transporter permease: protein MRELATVARIYLRMLGVYVRAVLEYRTDALILIAATVLTQLAGVVFLLAVFAQVPALGGWLRWEVMCVYAMVVLAEGIGSLLFEGTWHLAAFVNLGVLDYLLVRPYPVVLQVTGSTVGPNGLGTTGLGLVLLGLAVPRIDVDWGPAVVAWALILLVSGILVKIAINLATNSTAFWLLSPSSSLAATVHTLGDLARYPITVYGVGVRTVVTMVPLAFVGYFPAASLLGKGVSATIGAFTPLVAAGSLAAAWAYFRLGLRRYESAGN, encoded by the coding sequence ATGCGTGAACTGGCCACCGTCGCCCGGATCTACCTGCGCATGCTCGGCGTCTACGTGCGCGCCGTGTTGGAGTACCGCACCGACGCGCTGATCCTCATCGCCGCGACAGTGCTCACCCAACTGGCCGGCGTGGTCTTCCTCCTGGCCGTCTTCGCCCAGGTGCCGGCGCTTGGTGGCTGGCTGCGCTGGGAGGTGATGTGCGTGTACGCAATGGTGGTGCTCGCCGAGGGCATCGGCTCGCTCCTGTTCGAGGGCACGTGGCACCTCGCCGCGTTCGTGAACCTCGGTGTGCTCGACTACCTGCTGGTGCGCCCGTACCCAGTGGTGCTCCAGGTCACCGGCTCCACCGTCGGCCCGAACGGCCTCGGCACGACGGGGCTCGGGCTGGTCCTGCTCGGGTTGGCGGTGCCCCGCATCGACGTCGACTGGGGTCCGGCGGTCGTCGCCTGGGCGCTGATCCTGCTGGTGAGCGGCATCCTCGTGAAGATCGCGATCAACCTGGCCACAAACAGCACCGCCTTCTGGCTGCTCAGCCCGTCCAGCTCGCTGGCCGCCACCGTCCACACCCTCGGCGACCTGGCCCGCTACCCGATCACCGTGTACGGCGTGGGTGTCCGCACCGTGGTGACGATGGTGCCGCTCGCGTTCGTGGGATATTTCCCGGCCGCGAGCCTGCTGGGCAAGGGCGTCTCGGCGACGATCGGCGCGTTCACGCCGCTTGTCGCCGCCGGCTCTCTGGCCGCCGCCTGGGCCTACTTCCGCCTGGGACTTCGCCGCTACGAAAGCGCAGGGAACTGA
- a CDS encoding nitroreductase family protein — translation MSNVSTTVDAHEGSLVGAYQEAVIGRTMIRSPGDPPPTKQYAGARRVPLHWPGPGAPGDGEGDLDWLNAALLAFAPTRVDHLSPAAVSVITGYPAHIADTGRYGGGSNALRRSAPSGGAFYPGEIYLSWNGSLGLAAGLYHYDQVHHCLELLRTGDPAPHLAEALRHLVRQPNALLLTCRPWKNTHKYTTFSYQITATDIGVLAAQALTVFPSGRVHLSFDSARLDDLLALDSTVESVYAVVECGGPAAPSAAPLGAIEPGLTEHGLDVDREVLATVHTSALALHDACRAGGASTTDRPAAAPAAVGTTADEPVRLPAPSALDLRAALPRRRSSGGMRPGLILAQLSDVLAHAGRELATDPVHPDLRPLLWCAVSSVQGIAPGAYRYDPASHTLTATNSAATGGQMTQATDSLSGRLLNAGATIYAVAGCPPERLDPLSYRLLLILTGAVVQRICLSGAAVGAATRPALSFVPTAVRTLLTLPPGHTTMVQVHLGTAGPCPGLLSVPAVDPVAAASWQERRHGQ, via the coding sequence ATGTCCAACGTCAGCACCACCGTCGACGCTCACGAGGGATCGCTCGTCGGGGCGTACCAGGAGGCGGTGATCGGTCGCACGATGATCCGCTCACCGGGTGACCCGCCACCGACCAAACAGTACGCCGGCGCGCGTCGGGTGCCGTTGCACTGGCCCGGCCCCGGAGCACCCGGGGACGGCGAGGGCGACCTCGACTGGCTCAACGCGGCCCTGCTGGCCTTCGCGCCGACCCGCGTCGACCACCTGTCACCGGCGGCCGTCTCCGTCATCACCGGATACCCGGCGCACATCGCCGACACCGGCCGTTACGGCGGGGGCAGTAATGCCCTGCGCCGCAGCGCGCCGTCCGGCGGCGCGTTCTATCCCGGCGAGATCTACCTGTCCTGGAACGGGTCGCTGGGTCTGGCTGCCGGGCTGTACCACTACGACCAGGTGCACCACTGCCTGGAGTTGCTGCGCACGGGCGACCCGGCACCGCACCTGGCCGAGGCGCTGCGACACCTGGTGCGGCAGCCGAACGCCCTGCTGCTGACCTGCCGGCCGTGGAAGAACACCCACAAATACACCACCTTCAGCTACCAGATCACCGCCACCGACATCGGGGTGCTGGCCGCCCAGGCGCTCACCGTCTTTCCGTCCGGCCGGGTGCACCTCTCGTTCGACAGCGCCAGGCTCGACGACCTGCTCGCCCTCGACAGCACCGTCGAGAGCGTCTACGCGGTAGTGGAGTGCGGCGGGCCGGCCGCGCCGTCCGCGGCGCCGCTGGGCGCGATCGAACCAGGGCTTACCGAACACGGGCTGGACGTCGACCGGGAGGTGCTGGCCACAGTCCATACCAGCGCGCTCGCGTTGCACGACGCCTGCCGGGCCGGAGGCGCGAGCACGACGGACCGGCCAGCGGCGGCACCGGCAGCGGTCGGCACCACGGCCGACGAGCCGGTACGACTGCCCGCGCCGTCGGCGCTCGACCTACGGGCGGCGCTACCGCGACGCCGGTCCTCCGGAGGCATGCGGCCGGGGCTGATCCTGGCGCAACTGTCCGACGTGCTCGCCCACGCCGGACGCGAACTCGCGACGGACCCGGTCCACCCCGACCTGCGCCCCCTGTTGTGGTGCGCCGTCAGCTCCGTGCAGGGCATCGCCCCCGGTGCGTACCGCTACGACCCCGCAAGCCACACCCTGACCGCCACGAACAGCGCGGCGACGGGAGGGCAGATGACGCAGGCCACGGACAGCCTCTCGGGTCGGCTGCTCAACGCCGGCGCGACGATCTACGCCGTCGCCGGCTGCCCTCCCGAGCGGTTGGATCCCTTGTCGTACCGCCTGCTTCTCATCCTCACCGGGGCGGTCGTGCAGCGGATCTGCCTGAGCGGCGCCGCCGTCGGCGCCGCCACCCGCCCCGCCCTCAGCTTCGTGCCGACAGCGGTACGCACGCTTCTCACCCTGCCGCCGGGGCACACCACGATGGTGCAGGTCCACCTCGGCACCGCAGGCCCGTGCCCGGGCCTGTTGTCGGTCCCGGCGGTCGACCCGGTCGCCGCCGCCAGTTGGCAGGAGCGACGGCATGGACAATAG
- a CDS encoding TauD/TfdA family dioxygenase, translating into MDNSPITIVADAAPEAVLATVIADGAALIRGVPAPREAFQALGDAVMEPLRHENRISNERDLVPDDPTTTTVTCGTEGIPLHREASYLPGAPDLLTFHCVRPAAVGGATTLCDGVALLDTLEPATRATLTGLDIVWETPLGPEHWPALTGTTDRAAAIRYVRGWAAHLLPWQTIDAGFDGDVLTIAFGTPCTPPTLFGGVPAFCNSLLITAPDADDYVEGQLRVRLAQGGPIPPDLLDEVRQVARRLTVAVPWQAGDTVVVDNTRYLHGRQAFDDPARNVLVRMGYLRPRWMPSANVGEANR; encoded by the coding sequence ATGGACAATAGCCCGATCACGATCGTCGCGGATGCCGCGCCCGAGGCGGTGTTGGCCACGGTCATCGCGGACGGAGCGGCCCTGATCCGGGGGGTGCCCGCACCCCGCGAGGCGTTCCAGGCCCTCGGTGACGCGGTGATGGAGCCGCTGCGGCACGAGAACCGGATCAGCAATGAGCGGGACCTGGTCCCCGACGACCCCACCACCACCACCGTGACCTGCGGCACCGAGGGCATTCCGCTGCACCGGGAGGCCTCCTACCTGCCGGGCGCGCCCGACCTGCTGACCTTCCACTGTGTACGACCCGCGGCGGTCGGTGGCGCGACCACCCTCTGCGACGGGGTGGCGCTGCTGGACACCTTGGAGCCCGCGACCCGGGCCACCCTGACGGGGCTGGACATCGTGTGGGAGACGCCGCTGGGCCCCGAGCACTGGCCGGCGCTGACCGGCACGACCGACCGGGCGGCGGCGATCCGGTACGTGCGCGGTTGGGCCGCGCATCTGCTGCCCTGGCAGACGATCGACGCCGGATTCGACGGCGACGTCCTGACGATCGCGTTCGGCACCCCGTGCACGCCGCCGACGCTGTTCGGGGGCGTACCCGCGTTCTGCAACTCGTTGCTCATCACCGCCCCCGACGCCGACGACTACGTCGAGGGGCAACTGCGGGTGCGACTGGCCCAGGGCGGCCCGATCCCACCCGACCTGCTCGACGAGGTCCGACAGGTCGCCAGGCGGCTGACGGTGGCCGTGCCGTGGCAGGCCGGCGACACCGTCGTGGTGGACAACACCCGGTACCTGCACGGACGGCAGGCGTTCGACGACCCGGCCAGAAACGTGCTGGTCCGGATGGGATATCTACGTCCGAGGTGGATGCCCTCGGCAAACGTGGGAGAGGCGAACCGATGA
- a CDS encoding TOMM precursor leader peptide-binding protein, producing the protein MSQAAPPVLAGVWVADSPTLAESLRSALDVPVEDGTGRAEPPTDGAWLTVTVRWDRVRVGPLVVPGVGGCGRCVATRQTRNEAVASEQERATAKAREGKPGPPLGSPVRTVVQALVADEARLLAAGAMSRTAGAVLDVSTTTASIDRHAFLPDPCCEGCGTPVEDSPQAGVLPLGSQPKAEPGSYRARRLGDEHAELTRSLVDPQTGVIASLLVRHHGPMVVTEALSGPVCCTDCTGYARTLSYPDSVAVSIAETLDRLGGMRARARRTVVRASFDDLGSERAVDPDTLGLATNAPPGQRYRPDVPMEWVHAYSFRRDGPVLVPEFVAYFGAHATFGGLECSNGCAIGSTLEEAILHGIFEVAERDATLCTWLTRRPARRLDPASSASAHTRMLLAWLERTTGSRVRAFDVTMPEGVPAIWLMLVDEDDRPDEPKVFCTSGAHLDPERALRSALVELAGEAERVRLQFDARRADHLVDHPEEILKIDDHAFAAAAPRGWHRFGFLDHDGEPATMEQAFPPARRHRASTDQLDDLRHVVGRYLDDGTDVIVVDQTATEHRAVGLHAVKVVIPGTIPMAFGRHGRRLGDSDRLLNLPVRLGDRDEPLRLDELNPYPHPFL; encoded by the coding sequence ATGAGCCAGGCAGCCCCGCCGGTGCTCGCCGGGGTCTGGGTGGCCGACAGCCCGACGCTTGCCGAATCGCTGCGATCGGCGCTGGACGTACCGGTCGAGGACGGGACCGGGCGGGCGGAACCGCCGACGGACGGCGCCTGGTTGACAGTAACGGTGCGCTGGGACCGGGTACGTGTCGGCCCGCTGGTGGTGCCCGGCGTCGGAGGATGCGGGCGGTGCGTGGCGACGCGGCAGACCCGCAACGAGGCCGTCGCGTCAGAACAGGAACGGGCGACGGCCAAGGCGCGTGAAGGCAAGCCGGGTCCGCCGCTGGGGTCGCCGGTGCGTACCGTCGTGCAGGCTCTGGTCGCCGACGAGGCACGGCTGCTGGCCGCGGGCGCGATGTCACGCACGGCCGGCGCGGTGCTGGACGTGTCGACCACGACGGCCTCGATCGACAGGCATGCGTTCCTGCCCGACCCGTGCTGCGAGGGCTGCGGCACCCCGGTCGAGGACTCGCCGCAGGCCGGTGTGCTGCCGCTGGGGTCGCAACCGAAGGCGGAACCGGGCAGCTACCGGGCCCGACGGCTGGGCGACGAGCACGCCGAGTTGACGCGTAGCCTGGTCGATCCGCAGACCGGTGTGATCGCGTCGCTGCTGGTGCGGCACCACGGACCGATGGTGGTGACCGAGGCGTTGAGCGGGCCGGTGTGCTGCACGGACTGCACCGGCTACGCCCGCACGCTCAGCTACCCCGACAGCGTGGCGGTGTCGATCGCAGAGACCCTGGACCGGCTCGGCGGCATGCGGGCCAGGGCCCGACGCACAGTGGTGCGCGCGTCCTTCGACGACCTGGGGTCCGAACGGGCCGTCGACCCCGACACGCTGGGCCTGGCCACGAACGCGCCGCCCGGTCAGCGCTACCGGCCGGACGTGCCGATGGAATGGGTCCACGCCTACTCCTTCCGCCGCGACGGCCCAGTCCTCGTGCCCGAGTTCGTCGCCTACTTCGGCGCGCACGCCACCTTCGGCGGGTTGGAATGCTCAAACGGCTGCGCGATCGGCAGCACCCTCGAAGAGGCGATCCTGCACGGCATCTTCGAGGTGGCCGAACGCGACGCCACACTGTGCACCTGGCTCACCAGGCGGCCCGCTCGCCGCCTCGACCCCGCCAGCAGCGCCAGCGCGCACACCCGGATGCTGCTGGCCTGGTTGGAACGCACCACCGGCAGCCGGGTACGCGCCTTCGACGTCACAATGCCCGAGGGCGTACCCGCGATCTGGCTCATGCTCGTCGACGAGGACGACCGGCCGGACGAGCCGAAGGTGTTCTGCACCTCCGGCGCCCACCTCGATCCGGAACGCGCCCTGCGCTCGGCCCTTGTGGAGTTGGCGGGCGAGGCGGAGCGGGTACGGCTCCAGTTCGACGCCCGGCGCGCGGACCACCTGGTCGACCACCCCGAGGAGATCCTTAAGATCGACGACCACGCGTTCGCCGCCGCCGCGCCACGGGGCTGGCACCGGTTCGGGTTCCTCGACCATGACGGCGAGCCGGCCACCATGGAGCAGGCCTTTCCGCCGGCACGACGCCATCGCGCCTCCACCGACCAGCTCGACGACCTGCGGCACGTCGTCGGACGCTACCTGGACGACGGCACCGACGTCATCGTGGTGGACCAGACCGCGACCGAGCACCGCGCTGTGGGCCTGCACGCCGTCAAGGTCGTCATCCCGGGCACCATCCCGATGGCGTTCGGCCGCCACGGCCGCCGGCTGGGCGACAGCGACCGGCTGCTGAACCTTCCGGTACGCCTCGGTGACCGTGACGAGCCCCTGCGCCTCGACGAACTCAACCCGTATCCGCACCCGTTCCTGTGA
- a CDS encoding TOMM precursor leader peptide-binding protein: MGVASDSSTYGVRLLGTGVLHRAVETAVRPLPTDDGRGVDVFVADDRSDQVSAAARLARAAGRAFLPVYPTLRGVRIGPFTVAGRSGCHHCVQVRSYRARVGAAPHRSALWQGLYDGTVTAPAPTFGTPLRTVIAALVADELDRVAQGAAVRCDQAVLEVDAATLAISRHRLIAEPGCALCGDLPDDGPSAGDLRLVSRPKRAPDDYRSRSLHQEYESLTAATVDARIGLFSSVTVHHKDSMIVAAAVGGPVCCDELSGFGRAFTYPVSVSVAIAEALERLGGDTPRARRTSVRGSFAELGADRAIDPATLGVPRTPPDDRSVPYRPDQPLTWVYAYSFRRAAPVLVPETLAYYGSHSTGFGPENSNGCALGANLEEAILHGLFEVAERDAFLATWYARLPAPRIDPMSSASPRTRLLVRWLERTSGCELHAFDITMPEGLPAVWLMLVDDDARPGLPRVRCGAGAHLDPERALWSALVEIASFADATRAMVAADTTAPDLVADSDLVRTMEDHLFAAASPDSWPRFGFLYERREVLSMAAAFPPEGRYQPADDLLADLRHVVGRYLDAGFDVVAVDQTGREQEAVGLTSVKVLVPGLLPMSFGHRNRRVDLPRLRELPVRLGHRSRPLTPAEVNPYPHPFP, from the coding sequence ATGGGTGTGGCAAGCGATTCCTCGACGTACGGCGTCCGGCTGCTCGGCACCGGCGTCCTGCACCGTGCCGTCGAGACCGCCGTGCGCCCCCTGCCGACGGACGACGGCCGGGGCGTCGACGTCTTTGTCGCGGACGACCGGTCCGACCAGGTGTCGGCCGCCGCGCGCCTTGCCCGGGCGGCGGGACGGGCGTTCCTGCCGGTGTACCCGACGTTGCGCGGGGTGCGGATCGGCCCGTTCACCGTCGCGGGGCGGTCGGGCTGTCACCACTGTGTCCAGGTGCGGTCCTACCGCGCGCGGGTGGGTGCCGCGCCGCACCGGTCGGCGCTCTGGCAGGGGTTGTACGACGGCACCGTCACCGCGCCCGCCCCGACCTTCGGGACGCCTCTGCGGACCGTCATCGCGGCGCTCGTCGCCGACGAACTGGATCGTGTCGCCCAGGGGGCCGCCGTACGGTGCGACCAGGCGGTGCTGGAGGTCGACGCGGCGACGCTGGCGATCTCCCGGCACCGGCTCATCGCCGAGCCGGGATGTGCCCTGTGCGGGGACCTGCCCGACGACGGCCCCTCGGCGGGCGATCTGCGGCTGGTGTCCCGGCCGAAGCGGGCGCCGGACGACTACCGGTCACGCAGCCTGCACCAGGAGTACGAGAGCCTGACAGCGGCGACTGTCGACGCGAGGATCGGGCTGTTCTCGTCGGTGACAGTGCACCACAAGGATTCGATGATCGTGGCGGCGGCGGTCGGCGGCCCGGTCTGCTGCGACGAGCTGTCCGGTTTCGGGAGGGCCTTCACGTACCCGGTAAGCGTGTCGGTGGCCATCGCCGAGGCGCTGGAGCGGTTGGGCGGGGACACGCCGCGAGCGCGCCGCACCTCGGTACGGGGCTCGTTCGCCGAGTTGGGAGCCGACCGCGCGATCGATCCGGCCACGCTCGGCGTGCCGCGTACGCCGCCGGACGACCGCTCGGTGCCGTACCGGCCCGACCAGCCGCTGACCTGGGTGTACGCCTACTCGTTCCGACGCGCGGCACCGGTCCTGGTGCCGGAGACCCTCGCCTACTACGGCTCGCACAGCACGGGCTTCGGCCCGGAGAACTCCAACGGTTGCGCCCTGGGCGCCAACCTGGAGGAGGCGATCCTGCACGGGCTCTTCGAGGTCGCCGAGCGCGATGCCTTCTTGGCGACCTGGTACGCGCGCCTGCCGGCCCCGCGCATCGACCCGATGAGTTCGGCCAGCCCGAGGACCCGCCTGCTGGTCCGCTGGTTGGAGCGGACCAGCGGCTGCGAGCTGCACGCCTTCGACATCACCATGCCGGAGGGACTGCCGGCGGTGTGGTTGATGCTCGTGGACGACGATGCGCGCCCGGGGCTGCCCCGCGTGCGTTGCGGTGCGGGTGCCCACCTCGACCCGGAGCGCGCCCTGTGGTCGGCGCTTGTCGAGATCGCCAGCTTCGCCGACGCCACCCGCGCCATGGTGGCCGCCGACACCACAGCTCCGGACCTGGTTGCCGACTCGGATCTGGTCCGCACGATGGAGGACCACCTGTTCGCCGCCGCCAGCCCGGACAGTTGGCCCCGGTTCGGGTTCCTCTACGAACGCCGGGAGGTCCTGTCGATGGCGGCGGCGTTCCCGCCGGAGGGGCGCTACCAGCCCGCCGACGACCTGCTCGCCGATCTCCGGCACGTGGTGGGGCGTTACCTGGATGCGGGGTTCGACGTGGTGGCGGTCGACCAGACCGGCCGGGAGCAGGAAGCCGTCGGCCTGACCAGCGTCAAGGTGCTGGTTCCCGGTCTGCTGCCGATGTCGTTCGGGCACCGCAACCGGCGTGTCGACCTGCCCCGACTAAGGGAGCTTCCCGTCCGGTTGGGCCACCGGTCCCGGCCGTTGACGCCGGCGGAGGTGAATCCGTACCCCCATCCGTTCCCCTGA